Proteins from one Leptospira meyeri genomic window:
- a CDS encoding transglycosylase domain-containing protein: MNWNTLVQNVRRYSNVFLSFLKEKKDLIRHYLTWGILFSILLLFLLTCYQTALFFYNKKSITHDLEQLKEALSKNSSATMVPKQLVMIFDRNQNVIGKYNSGVSLTLSAKQCNEAKVFQQTLIASEDREFQTHSGFSIKGMIRAFVQNLLSFRIRQGGGTISQQLARNLFTDKTRNSINRKIYETIVALYLESILGKSEIICLYMNKAYFGQNSYGAEEAARYYFNKSVTKLTYAEASLLVGLLPAPSLYNPIRNPEVAFKKQKAVMMALVDIDAITEKKAQKHLNEFRVFYQIKENDDENAHGSIAKNGTNRLFQVNEAPEVNEYVLKYLNETIEGFHESEANIKVYTTIDIQKQKISTKVLNADIETLRWNFRNQSGLSYDEGKNYASGINGVVFSIHPFTGEVLAVSGGTNKGDYYRNMVRSLYMRRQVGSALKGFLYCAALEEGIIEPTTILKDEPINISGYKPKNWYGKYLGDITIEQALQQSVNTVAVTVLKDLGISNYIGYLSNGLNLSYSEKDRFPKDLTLALGSADFSPLEVSILYSEIVNGGEIIEETIIRKIVLNDDVIFESYSSSGGHKRIFNSKNTSTILHFLKSVFASGGTASWIGKKQNSNFLNFDIAGKSGTVENDNVNFKKIKGARDIWFVGITPEEITVVWFGHEKGVPIPGSGSSMAASTWAHYAQNAIHPSEKNRKFNLDFVPQTEEFDGPTNSDWNLPSAEGEKEPNEDMVPYDKDREDSSPNDEKFYKPPDEKPKG, translated from the coding sequence GTGAATTGGAATACCTTAGTACAAAATGTCCGAAGGTATTCCAATGTATTCTTATCTTTTTTAAAAGAAAAAAAAGATCTTATCCGCCATTACCTAACATGGGGGATCCTTTTTTCTATCCTCCTTCTTTTCCTTCTCACATGTTACCAAACGGCTTTATTTTTTTATAATAAAAAGTCCATCACTCATGACCTAGAACAACTAAAGGAAGCATTATCTAAAAATAGCAGTGCTACTATGGTGCCGAAACAGCTTGTGATGATTTTTGATCGAAATCAGAATGTCATCGGTAAGTATAATTCTGGCGTTTCTCTTACGCTATCTGCAAAACAATGTAACGAAGCAAAAGTGTTTCAACAGACATTAATCGCATCGGAAGATAGAGAATTCCAAACACATTCGGGTTTCTCTATTAAGGGGATGATCAGAGCATTCGTTCAAAATCTATTGTCATTTAGAATCAGACAGGGTGGGGGAACCATTTCACAACAGCTCGCAAGAAATTTGTTCACAGATAAAACTCGTAATTCGATTAACAGAAAGATTTATGAAACGATCGTTGCTTTGTATTTAGAATCGATTCTTGGAAAATCAGAAATCATTTGCCTTTACATGAATAAAGCCTATTTCGGACAAAATTCTTATGGTGCGGAAGAAGCGGCTAGATATTATTTTAATAAATCAGTTACTAAACTTACTTATGCAGAAGCAAGTTTACTTGTAGGATTATTACCTGCTCCTTCCCTTTACAATCCCATTCGCAATCCAGAGGTTGCATTTAAAAAACAAAAGGCTGTCATGATGGCTCTGGTTGATATCGATGCGATCACGGAGAAAAAAGCCCAAAAACATTTAAATGAATTCAGAGTTTTTTATCAAATTAAAGAAAATGATGACGAAAATGCTCATGGATCCATTGCAAAAAATGGAACAAATCGTTTGTTCCAAGTGAATGAGGCTCCAGAAGTCAATGAATATGTATTAAAATATTTGAATGAGACGATAGAAGGGTTTCATGAGTCAGAAGCGAATATAAAAGTTTATACAACAATCGATATTCAAAAACAAAAAATATCAACAAAGGTTTTAAATGCTGATATAGAAACCTTACGATGGAATTTTCGTAACCAATCTGGTTTAAGTTATGATGAAGGTAAAAATTACGCTTCTGGTATCAATGGAGTCGTATTTTCAATCCATCCATTTACAGGGGAGGTGTTGGCGGTTTCCGGTGGGACAAACAAAGGGGACTACTATAGAAATATGGTAAGGTCTCTGTATATGAGACGACAAGTTGGATCCGCATTAAAAGGATTTTTATATTGTGCTGCTTTGGAAGAAGGAATTATCGAACCAACGACTATCCTTAAGGATGAACCGATCAATATATCGGGATATAAACCTAAAAATTGGTATGGGAAATATTTAGGCGATATTACAATTGAGCAAGCCTTACAACAATCAGTAAATACCGTCGCAGTTACAGTTTTAAAAGATTTAGGGATTTCGAATTATATTGGTTATCTTTCCAATGGATTAAATCTTTCGTATTCTGAAAAAGATAGGTTCCCAAAAGATTTAACATTGGCTTTAGGATCCGCTGATTTTTCACCTTTAGAAGTTTCAATTCTCTATTCTGAAATTGTAAACGGTGGCGAAATAATTGAAGAAACCATCATTCGAAAAATAGTTTTAAACGATGATGTGATTTTCGAATCTTACTCTAGTTCCGGTGGACATAAAAGAATTTTTAATTCTAAAAATACATCAACTATTCTACATTTTCTAAAATCAGTATTTGCAAGTGGCGGTACCGCGTCTTGGATTGGCAAAAAACAGAACTCAAATTTTTTAAACTTTGATATCGCTGGAAAATCAGGAACCGTTGAAAATGATAATGTAAATTTTAAAAAAATAAAAGGGGCTCGTGATATTTGGTTTGTGGGAATCACTCCAGAGGAAATAACGGTTGTTTGGTTTGGACATGAAAAAGGAGTCCCTATTCCGGGCTCAGGCTCTTCAATGGCAGCATCTACTTGGGCGCATTATGCTCAGAATGCGATTCATCCAAGTGAGAAGAATCGAAAATTTAATCTGGATTTTGTTCCGCAAACTGAGGAATTTGACGGGCCAACCAACTCTGATTGGAACTTGCCTTCTGCCGAGGGAGAAAAAGAACCTAACGAAGATATGGTTCCTTACGATAAGGATCGAGAAGATTCTTCCCCAAACGATGAAAAGTTTTATAAACCACCAGATGAGAAACCAAAGGGATAA
- a CDS encoding Rieske 2Fe-2S domain-containing protein, translated as MVSIPSSWYFVCASKELTKGKVIQRTLNGISIVLFRNDTNAVVIMKSRCIHLGADLKSATVKNGNIVCPLHQWTFNSEGDCIHAKMHEDKIPKIKQVVLSSIEVCQSIFVFLGDKYFPFPELSFIDDFSFEPTPYVRLDTNWQSLASNSFDIEHLSVVHKRGLHKEPELRILSPHIMFMSYESYVLSNELSDKIMKFLSGNRIQVKVHNYGGTLLTIESQLKKRKAVLIFSFVPENEEFIRIHTIVGVPKRFPLLDFIQRKISIYLYMSFLNRDFIAIRNLRVREENLASDQYLKIYAEYLKGLE; from the coding sequence ATGGTCTCAATTCCATCTTCATGGTATTTTGTCTGTGCATCAAAAGAACTAACAAAAGGCAAAGTCATCCAAAGAACTTTAAACGGAATCTCCATTGTGCTGTTTAGAAATGATACAAATGCAGTTGTCATTATGAAGTCCAGATGCATTCACCTTGGAGCCGATCTAAAATCCGCAACAGTTAAAAACGGAAACATAGTTTGCCCCCTACACCAATGGACGTTTAATTCTGAGGGGGACTGTATTCATGCAAAGATGCACGAGGACAAAATTCCAAAAATAAAACAAGTTGTTTTGTCTTCGATTGAAGTCTGCCAAAGTATCTTTGTGTTTTTAGGAGATAAATATTTTCCATTTCCTGAATTAAGCTTTATAGATGATTTTAGTTTTGAACCAACACCTTATGTACGACTTGATACAAATTGGCAAAGTCTTGCTTCAAATTCCTTTGATATCGAACACCTTTCAGTGGTGCACAAAAGAGGTCTTCATAAGGAGCCGGAGTTACGAATACTTAGTCCTCATATTATGTTTATGAGTTATGAATCTTACGTTTTATCAAATGAACTTTCCGATAAAATCATGAAATTCCTTTCAGGGAATAGGATACAAGTCAAAGTTCATAATTATGGGGGAACTTTACTCACGATCGAGTCACAGCTAAAAAAACGTAAAGCTGTTTTGATATTTTCATTTGTTCCGGAAAACGAAGAGTTTATTCGAATACATACAATTGTAGGAGTTCCAAAGAGGTTTCCATTACTTGATTTCATCCAAAGAAAAATAAGTATCTACTTGTACATGAGTTTTCTAAATAGAGATTTTATTGCGATTCGGAATCTCCGGGTGAGGGAAGAGAACCTCGCTTCAGATCAATATCTAAAGATATATGCTGAATATTTAAAAGGATTGGAATGA
- a CDS encoding phosphatase PAP2 family protein: MFYLDFFEIKKLERSFIFSIIISCLFFLIFPTKLGFLYTPDHSINFIYSYLKQVDHPHNLVPSLHVCFTSTIFVFLYKKETRIPLIIFFVFWTTLIYSSVIFTHQHHFLDILGGMILSFISIKIFLQ, from the coding sequence GTGTTTTATTTGGATTTTTTTGAAATAAAAAAACTAGAGAGAAGTTTCATTTTTTCCATTATCATTTCTTGTTTATTTTTTTTAATTTTTCCTACCAAACTTGGGTTTCTGTATACACCCGATCATAGTATTAATTTTATTTATTCTTACTTAAAACAAGTGGACCATCCGCATAATTTGGTTCCTTCTCTACATGTTTGTTTTACTTCGACTATATTTGTCTTTTTATACAAAAAGGAAACAAGAATACCCTTGATTATATTTTTTGTTTTCTGGACAACGCTTATATATTCTTCAGTGATATTCACACACCAACATCATTTTCTTGATATTTTAGGTGGAATGATTCTCTCTTTTATATCCATTAAAATATTCCTTCAGTGA
- a CDS encoding fatty acid desaturase yields the protein MQNIQIPNRLNLLMSLSNLTLSIAAIVVGDKHPDYFIPCLILFAFLHLNNYALLHEATHSNLQSYKRWNYVLGVLSGFMFPTSFSIATLTHTKHHCCNRTDHEMFDYYYPNDSLFYKFGQWYSVLLGGFWPVAVFGNIIIFFYPSFPKSKFIQKVRSGQRMLEDMNSKDVIRIRLEILLIFGFWTLVVYVFNLSIATLIYFYVAAGFNWSTRQYITHAFSKRDVWEGAINLKTNLLHEKILLNGNWDLEHHLHPELPWTYLKKSAENKKTDTTYFKQYLKMWTGPKKNFESSPKPISLKEYFNGYKRENHST from the coding sequence ATGCAAAACATACAAATCCCCAATCGATTGAATTTACTAATGTCTCTCTCTAATTTGACTTTGAGCATAGCGGCAATCGTGGTTGGCGATAAACACCCAGACTATTTTATACCCTGCTTAATACTATTTGCTTTTCTCCATTTAAATAACTATGCCCTACTTCACGAAGCAACACATTCCAATTTGCAATCGTACAAACGATGGAATTATGTATTAGGTGTGTTATCTGGCTTTATGTTCCCAACTTCATTTAGTATCGCAACATTGACTCATACTAAACACCATTGCTGCAATCGAACAGATCATGAAATGTTTGATTATTATTATCCAAACGATAGTTTGTTTTATAAATTTGGCCAATGGTATTCTGTGCTTTTGGGAGGGTTTTGGCCAGTTGCGGTGTTCGGGAATATCATTATATTTTTTTATCCGAGTTTCCCAAAAAGTAAGTTCATTCAGAAAGTTCGAAGTGGGCAAAGGATGTTGGAAGACATGAATTCCAAAGATGTCATCCGCATTCGATTAGAAATTCTCCTCATTTTTGGCTTCTGGACATTAGTGGTCTATGTTTTCAATCTTTCAATTGCAACTTTGATATATTTTTATGTTGCCGCTGGATTCAACTGGTCAACTAGACAATACATTACTCATGCATTTTCGAAAAGAGATGTATGGGAAGGCGCTATTAACTTAAAAACAAATCTTTTACATGAGAAAATTTTATTAAATGGAAATTGGGATTTAGAACATCATTTACATCCGGAGTTACCTTGGACTTATCTAAAAAAGTCAGCAGAAAATAAAAAAACAGATACAACATATTTCAAACAATATTTAAAAATGTGGACTGGCCCGAAGAAAAACTTTGAAAGTTCACCGAAACCAATATCACTGAAGGAATATTTTAATGGATATAAAAGAGAGAATCATTCCACCTAA
- a CDS encoding YybH family protein, whose amino-acid sequence MKHLFVFLLIVFTQQTLFAEDPAHAELRQLKVEFEQVLKKRDIDGLVNLLHPNVVITWHNGEVSRGREGVKKFVTRMIFSDSPVVKEFQTDLDVDELTILYGNTGIAFGNSNDHLLLTEGIEINSKNRWTATLVKEKNKWLLTSAHLSSNLFDNPLLTAAKSSTYFIGTLGLILGVTIGFGVGRLFSKKG is encoded by the coding sequence ATGAAACACCTATTTGTTTTTCTTCTGATAGTTTTCACTCAGCAAACGTTATTTGCTGAAGATCCTGCTCACGCTGAATTGAGACAACTGAAAGTTGAGTTTGAACAGGTATTAAAGAAAAGAGACATAGATGGTCTGGTAAACTTGCTGCACCCCAATGTTGTGATTACTTGGCACAATGGGGAAGTTTCTAGGGGAAGGGAAGGTGTAAAAAAATTCGTTACAAGAATGATTTTTTCGGATTCTCCAGTTGTAAAAGAATTCCAAACTGATTTGGATGTAGATGAGCTTACCATTTTATATGGAAATACTGGAATTGCTTTCGGGAATTCAAACGATCACTTATTGTTAACAGAAGGTATAGAAATTAACTCCAAAAATCGCTGGACTGCCACTCTGGTAAAAGAAAAAAATAAGTGGTTACTCACTTCGGCTCACCTTTCTTCAAACTTATTTGACAACCCTCTCTTAACGGCTGCTAAATCATCCACTTATTTTATAGGAACTCTTGGCCTAATTTTGGGAGTTACCATTGGCTTCGGAGTCGGAAGATTGTTTTCCAAAAAAGGCTAA
- a CDS encoding B12-binding domain-containing radical SAM protein yields MSTRLKIALISPKGPLYRHRTGIFRKDLRAAPLTLTTLAALVPEDLNAEVKIYDEGIEDLPSHIDADLVGMTVITGSAPRSYELSKQFRNQGKIVILGGPHVTLLPEEATKNADSIVTGYAEESWPRLLRDFQTKTLKKRYFMDSSFSLEKKENLPFAKRDLLNQKGYKTLNTFEATRGCIHNCEFCVVPAAWGRKPYQKPIAHIVEDIKQRKTKQVLFYDLNLIANKTYAKELFAALIPLKIYWVGLSTTLVGRDPELLDLMVRSGCKGLLIGFESISKNTLKNTNKSFNDPDGYSELIKKLHKAGIIINGTFVFGNDDDDINTFAAVRDFVLENKIGLPRFSILTPFPGTALFKRLESEGRIIDRDWSKYDGQHIVFQPKNMTAEQLQIGHEQVWKEVYSIKGIGKRVFGNLTKIFPIVIGANSAYRYYANNLSRFYTCRGGLV; encoded by the coding sequence ATGTCAACTCGCCTGAAAATTGCATTAATCTCTCCCAAGGGACCACTTTATCGCCACCGAACAGGGATTTTTCGAAAGGATCTTAGGGCAGCACCGCTTACATTAACAACTCTAGCAGCCCTAGTTCCTGAGGATTTAAATGCAGAGGTAAAAATATATGATGAAGGAATTGAAGATCTCCCATCTCACATAGACGCAGATTTGGTTGGTATGACCGTCATTACTGGGAGTGCTCCAAGAAGTTATGAACTTTCAAAACAGTTTCGAAATCAGGGAAAAATAGTTATTTTGGGTGGACCTCATGTAACTTTATTGCCAGAAGAAGCAACCAAAAATGCAGATTCGATAGTGACTGGTTATGCGGAAGAGTCTTGGCCCAGGTTATTAAGGGACTTTCAAACTAAAACACTAAAAAAAAGATATTTTATGGACTCTTCTTTTTCTTTGGAAAAAAAAGAGAACTTACCTTTTGCGAAGCGAGATTTGTTAAATCAAAAGGGATACAAGACGCTGAATACATTTGAAGCCACACGCGGATGCATTCACAATTGTGAATTCTGTGTTGTCCCAGCTGCTTGGGGAAGAAAACCTTATCAAAAACCAATCGCCCATATCGTTGAAGATATCAAACAGAGAAAAACAAAACAGGTTTTATTTTATGACCTCAATTTGATTGCTAATAAGACCTATGCAAAAGAGCTATTTGCAGCTCTGATTCCTTTAAAGATATATTGGGTAGGCCTATCAACTACCTTGGTTGGTAGAGATCCAGAACTTCTTGATTTGATGGTGAGAAGTGGATGTAAAGGATTACTAATCGGTTTTGAAAGTATATCCAAAAATACATTGAAAAATACAAACAAATCCTTTAATGATCCAGATGGATATTCCGAATTAATAAAGAAACTACATAAGGCAGGAATCATTATCAACGGAACGTTTGTTTTTGGGAATGACGATGATGATATAAATACGTTTGCTGCAGTTCGTGATTTCGTTTTAGAAAACAAAATTGGGTTACCAAGATTTTCAATTCTCACTCCTTTCCCAGGAACGGCTTTATTTAAGAGATTAGAATCAGAAGGAAGAATTATTGATCGAGATTGGAGTAAATACGATGGCCAACATATTGTTTTTCAGCCGAAAAATATGACCGCCGAACAATTACAAATTGGTCATGAGCAAGTATGGAAAGAGGTATACTCGATCAAAGGAATTGGCAAAAGAGTTTTTGGTAATTTGACAAAGATATTTCCTATTGTCATTGGTGCCAATTCTGCTTACCGATATTATGCAAATAATTTGTCCCGATTTTACACTTGCAGAGGTGGTTTAGTTTGA
- a CDS encoding B12-binding domain-containing radical SAM protein, translated as MESLPAAHLAGLTPKHIDVKFYDDRMEQIPFDENTDLVAISIETYTAKRAYQIATEYRRRNIPVVMGGFHATLVPEEVAEYAEAVVVGEAEDVWKDLIEDFENGKLKRLYRSEKRPDIKKAKPDRSVLAGKRYLPIGLVEAARGCTFKCDFCVIQTYFNSTQNRKDTESILDEIKSIYDKSKLIFFVDDNIVSHPSQAKEFYRALIPLKIKWVSQAAITMTHDDEMLKLLKESGCQGVLIGFESLNPKNLEKMNKTFNGTRGGIERAVQRMNQFGIRLYATFIFGYENDTLDSFQEAVEFCIKHKIFMAAFNHLTPFPGTPLYKRLESEGKLLYSKWWLADEYRYGQVPFQTNLDPEVIRTECVKARKSFYSFPSILKRMFSKTNSGSFFMLQAFLFINLLLRKEATLRDLYPLGDLSFKGELMKVKEPLLAIHQNQ; from the coding sequence ATGGAATCACTTCCCGCTGCTCATTTAGCTGGACTCACTCCAAAACATATAGATGTAAAATTTTATGATGATCGAATGGAACAAATTCCCTTTGATGAAAATACTGATTTGGTTGCCATTAGTATTGAAACATATACTGCAAAACGTGCATATCAAATTGCCACGGAATACAGAAGGCGGAATATACCGGTTGTGATGGGCGGCTTTCATGCCACTTTAGTTCCTGAAGAAGTTGCAGAATATGCAGAAGCGGTAGTAGTGGGCGAAGCTGAGGATGTATGGAAGGATTTGATCGAAGATTTTGAAAATGGGAAACTCAAACGTTTATATCGTTCTGAAAAACGACCGGATATAAAAAAAGCAAAACCAGATCGGTCTGTATTAGCTGGCAAAAGGTACCTACCAATTGGATTAGTGGAAGCGGCTCGTGGTTGTACTTTTAAATGTGATTTTTGTGTTATCCAAACCTACTTCAATTCAACACAAAACAGGAAAGATACAGAAAGTATTCTGGATGAAATCAAAAGTATCTACGACAAAAGTAAACTCATTTTCTTTGTTGATGATAACATCGTTTCCCATCCTTCGCAAGCGAAAGAATTTTATCGTGCTTTGATCCCACTGAAAATCAAATGGGTGAGTCAAGCTGCCATCACAATGACCCATGATGATGAGATGTTAAAACTTTTAAAAGAAAGTGGATGCCAAGGTGTTCTTATTGGTTTTGAATCTCTGAATCCAAAAAATCTAGAAAAGATGAATAAAACTTTTAACGGGACTAGAGGAGGGATCGAACGAGCTGTACAAAGAATGAATCAATTTGGCATTAGACTCTATGCAACATTCATCTTCGGGTATGAAAATGATACCTTAGATTCTTTTCAAGAAGCAGTTGAATTTTGTATAAAACATAAAATTTTTATGGCAGCGTTCAACCACCTCACTCCTTTCCCCGGTACTCCTTTGTACAAAAGGCTCGAATCAGAAGGAAAACTATTGTACAGCAAATGGTGGTTAGCCGATGAATACCGTTATGGACAAGTTCCCTTTCAGACAAATTTAGACCCCGAAGTAATTCGGACAGAATGTGTGAAAGCAAGAAAGTCATTTTATTCCTTTCCTTCAATTTTGAAACGAATGTTTTCGAAAACAAATTCCGGAAGTTTTTTTATGCTCCAAGCCTTTTTGTTTATTAATTTATTACTTCGGAAGGAAGCAACTTTGCGTGATTTATATCCTTTGGGAGACTTGTCTTTTAAGGGAGAATTAATGAAAGTTAAGGAACCTTTACTTGCCATCCATCAGAATCAATAA
- a CDS encoding GH3 family domain-containing protein, whose protein sequence is MNRIEDVQLDNLRNILKNAEGTKFGEKFTIKRNWSIQEFQKQIPISEYNTYEDNLDRILKGEKNVLTKSKLRRVGLTSGSSGRVKYIPFTDLLATEFNKSISVWIYGLLSSKPKLLRGSFYFSVSPTGFPEIENEYVKIGFDVDGDYLKPWERIFADHLLVVPEWLGRIQNSDFVLYVTALRLLAAKDLTFISVWNPSFLISILELIVNKKDLLIKDLQYGKISNFENSIATKFQNQLRIHVPQRAEELGNLLEKNIQWAKVWPNLSCVSLWTDSFAENSFALLKEKLPNMNFESKGVIATEGMISIPFYTGNQGPISLLAYTSHFYEFIDKDGAVHLPQNLIVGNDYEVLLTTGGGLYRYKIGDRFLVTGYHFQVPILKFLGRNDDISDLVGEKIHEAFIGKELLPELKKYDLTASNSFLRGNLQEEKAFYELVIDMKFKNNEISELTSLLETILCHNPHYEYARKIGQLNPAKVTLSVESEKRNMGRSSTTKNRFLRSPLKTKVPSSLTSESGF, encoded by the coding sequence TTGAACCGTATCGAAGACGTTCAGTTAGATAACCTAAGAAATATTTTAAAAAATGCAGAAGGAACAAAGTTTGGAGAGAAGTTTACGATCAAAAGAAATTGGTCCATCCAAGAATTTCAAAAACAAATTCCAATTAGCGAATACAATACTTACGAAGACAATTTAGATCGAATTTTAAAAGGCGAAAAAAATGTCTTAACCAAGTCAAAACTCAGAAGAGTTGGTTTAACCAGTGGTAGTTCAGGTCGGGTAAAATACATTCCTTTCACTGACTTATTAGCAACAGAGTTTAATAAATCCATTTCTGTTTGGATTTATGGGTTATTATCCTCTAAACCGAAATTATTAAGAGGTTCATTTTATTTTTCAGTATCACCCACTGGTTTCCCCGAGATTGAAAATGAATACGTAAAAATTGGTTTTGATGTTGATGGTGATTATTTAAAACCATGGGAGAGAATTTTTGCAGACCATCTTCTGGTCGTACCAGAGTGGCTAGGAAGGATACAAAATTCTGATTTTGTTTTGTATGTAACGGCTCTAAGACTTTTAGCGGCAAAGGATCTTACTTTCATTTCAGTTTGGAATCCCTCATTTTTAATTTCAATACTAGAGCTAATTGTAAACAAAAAAGACCTTTTAATAAAGGATCTTCAATATGGGAAAATATCAAATTTTGAAAATTCTATCGCTACGAAATTTCAAAACCAACTGCGGATCCATGTTCCCCAACGTGCAGAAGAACTTGGGAATCTTTTAGAAAAAAATATTCAATGGGCCAAAGTGTGGCCAAATCTATCTTGTGTTAGTTTGTGGACTGATTCATTTGCAGAAAATTCCTTTGCACTATTAAAGGAAAAACTTCCCAATATGAATTTTGAATCAAAAGGAGTCATTGCAACAGAAGGTATGATCAGCATCCCTTTTTACACCGGAAATCAGGGGCCAATTTCACTATTAGCTTACACATCTCATTTTTATGAATTTATAGATAAAGATGGCGCAGTCCATCTTCCGCAAAATCTAATCGTGGGTAATGACTATGAAGTCCTTCTTACGACTGGAGGGGGTTTGTATCGATATAAAATAGGGGATCGTTTTTTAGTTACTGGTTATCACTTTCAAGTACCAATTCTAAAATTTTTAGGTAGAAACGATGATATATCAGATCTAGTAGGTGAAAAAATACACGAAGCCTTTATTGGAAAAGAATTGTTACCAGAATTAAAAAAGTATGATCTCACTGCATCAAATTCATTTTTACGAGGAAATTTACAAGAAGAGAAAGCTTTTTATGAATTAGTCATAGATATGAAGTTCAAAAATAATGAGATTTCTGAATTAACTTCATTATTGGAAACCATTTTGTGCCATAACCCACATTATGAGTATGCAAGAAAAATTGGGCAATTAAACCCTGCAAAGGTGACTCTGTCTGTGGAATCCGAAAAAAGGAATATGGGAAGATCTTCGACAACCAAAAATAGATTTCTACGAAGTCCGCTAAAAACTAAAGTGCCATCCTCATTAACGTCTGAATCAGGATTTTAA
- a CDS encoding integrase core domain-containing protein: protein MPWKETKVIEERIKFIAAVKSGNWCFADLCRDFNISRKTGYKYLKNYESEGIDGLKDKSRKRITQSNETPKKIVHLIVSLREDHPSWGPKKLRPILRAKFHRMKQIPSETTIGNILRKKGLVKPKKKKPRVPQSLFPFSDVVAPNDVWCVDFKGHFTVGNGNRCDPLTITDAHSRYLLACEILNKTNAEQTKAVFERVFKEYGLPQAIKSDNGSPFASKAIGGLTSLSIWWLKFGIRPERIEPGKPSQNGRHERMHRTLKEETALPPRSSLDAQQLAFDRFRDEFNKVRPHEALGFLTPSKVYKSSKRTFPKRILEVAYPTHIVTDKVHESGFAQYGPHRVFFGNPFIGEVVGFEEISDRHCRLYFSNAILGILDLYTSKVLKYQRILYRID, encoded by the coding sequence ATACCTTGGAAGGAAACCAAAGTGATAGAAGAAAGAATCAAGTTTATAGCAGCTGTTAAAAGTGGCAATTGGTGTTTTGCTGATCTTTGCAGAGACTTTAATATCTCAAGAAAAACTGGATATAAGTATCTAAAGAATTATGAGTCGGAAGGTATCGACGGACTCAAAGATAAATCTAGAAAAAGAATCACGCAGTCCAATGAAACTCCAAAGAAAATCGTTCACCTAATCGTATCGTTACGAGAAGACCATCCTTCTTGGGGACCTAAAAAACTTCGTCCCATACTTAGAGCAAAGTTTCACCGCATGAAACAGATTCCAAGTGAAACTACGATTGGAAACATTCTTCGCAAAAAAGGCCTAGTCAAACCTAAGAAAAAAAAACCAAGAGTGCCTCAGTCTTTATTTCCTTTCTCTGATGTAGTCGCTCCCAATGATGTTTGGTGTGTTGATTTTAAAGGCCATTTTACAGTAGGTAATGGTAATCGCTGCGATCCGCTTACAATAACAGATGCACATAGTCGTTACCTTTTAGCTTGTGAAATCCTGAATAAAACGAATGCAGAGCAAACAAAAGCAGTATTTGAAAGGGTATTTAAAGAGTATGGACTTCCGCAGGCAATCAAATCAGATAATGGATCACCTTTTGCAAGTAAGGCCATTGGCGGCTTAACTAGTCTTTCTATATGGTGGTTGAAATTTGGGATCCGACCGGAACGTATAGAACCAGGCAAACCATCACAAAATGGTCGCCACGAAAGAATGCACAGAACACTCAAAGAAGAAACTGCATTACCTCCAAGGTCTAGTTTGGATGCTCAACAGCTTGCCTTTGATAGATTCCGTGATGAGTTCAACAAGGTAAGACCGCATGAAGCTTTAGGTTTTCTTACACCTTCTAAAGTCTATAAATCTTCTAAAAGGACATTCCCAAAAAGAATTCTAGAGGTAGCTTATCCAACTCATATTGTTACAGATAAAGTTCACGAAAGTGGTTTTGCGCAGTACGGGCCCCATCGAGTGTTCTTTGGGAATCCTTTTATTGGAGAGGTAGTTGGCTTTGAAGAGATCTCTGACAGGCATTGTCGTCTTTACTTTTCGAATGCAATTCTTGGAATTTTGGATTTGTATACAAGTAAAGTGTTGAAATACCAGAGAATATTGTATAGAATTGACTAG